Proteins from one Microbacterium hatanonis genomic window:
- a CDS encoding DUF1684 domain-containing protein, whose product MPASDDHARWRAARERSVASPTGNLSLVETRWTGERPDIDAARSAASDTVEVTPIQRTAIDGSGAIEHGLRFWDADASAIRAFDRIDAYPYDPAWVLEGTFTPVAEGRTVPFEHIRDNGGTRDLVVPGDIALTLDGHDYTLAAFDDGGKLLLVFGDPTNGDETYGAGRFLFVQHDENDPQRVVLDFNRAFVPPCGFSAQYNCPLPPASNRFPVPVRAGEKSVVFRDGFDIYAA is encoded by the coding sequence ATGCCCGCATCCGACGACCACGCCCGCTGGCGCGCCGCCCGAGAGCGCTCCGTCGCCTCGCCGACCGGCAACCTCTCCCTCGTGGAGACCCGCTGGACCGGCGAGCGCCCCGACATCGACGCCGCCCGATCCGCAGCATCCGACACCGTCGAGGTCACGCCGATACAGCGCACCGCGATCGACGGCAGCGGGGCGATCGAGCATGGTCTGCGGTTCTGGGACGCCGACGCCTCTGCGATCCGCGCGTTCGACCGCATCGACGCCTACCCCTACGACCCGGCGTGGGTGCTCGAGGGCACCTTCACCCCGGTGGCGGAGGGCCGCACCGTGCCGTTCGAGCACATCCGCGACAACGGCGGCACGCGCGACCTGGTCGTTCCCGGCGACATCGCTCTGACCCTCGACGGCCACGACTACACGCTCGCCGCCTTCGACGACGGCGGAAAGCTCCTGCTCGTCTTCGGCGATCCGACGAACGGCGATGAGACGTACGGCGCCGGCCGCTTCCTCTTCGTACAGCACGACGAGAACGATCCGCAGCGGGTGGTGCTCGACTTCAACCGTGCGTTCGTGCCGCCGTGCGGCTTCTCGGCCCAGTACAACTGCCCCCTGCCTCCCGCCTCGAACCGGTTCCCCGTTCCGGTCCGCGCCGGGGAGAAGTCCGTCGTCTTCCGCGACGGCTTCGACATCTACGCGGCCTGA
- a CDS encoding ABC transporter substrate-binding protein: protein MRRPLIAVSAALAAALVLTGCSTGGGTTAESSDDATIAIGSLYEPQNLSNTQGGGQGVTEAFNGNVYEGLYKLTDDGQVEPLLAEGEEVSDDGLTYTITLREGVTFHSGKALTSADVKASVEAVTAEDSQSARKSSFATIADIATPDDQTVVFTLSQRSISFLYNLSYVWIVNAEAGDLTQDEDGTGPYTLDEWRQGSTLTLTRWDEYWGEPAKNAEVVFTYFTDATAENNALLTGEIDLITSVQSPDSLTQFEGNADYVVSEGTSTTKELLAFNDRVAPFDDALVRKAVYSAIDTQKLLTSIWGDYGTLIGSMVPPTDPWYVDLTQVNPYDPDLSKQLLTQAGYADGFTFTLDTPSYDPHPAVAEFLQSQLAEVGITVEINTISADEWYSKVFKERDFTATLQEHVNDRDVVWYGNPDFYWGYDNADVQQWVSEAEQAQTTDEQTELLKKVNEQIAEDAASVWLYLYPQIVVASSDLSGYPVNGLNSQFFAYDIVKS from the coding sequence ATGAGAAGACCCCTCATCGCCGTGTCCGCGGCCCTCGCCGCAGCGCTCGTCCTCACCGGCTGCTCGACCGGCGGCGGCACCACCGCCGAGAGCTCCGACGACGCGACCATCGCGATCGGCTCGCTGTACGAACCGCAGAACCTGAGCAACACCCAGGGCGGCGGCCAGGGCGTCACCGAGGCGTTCAACGGCAACGTCTACGAGGGCCTCTACAAGCTCACGGACGACGGCCAGGTCGAACCCCTCCTCGCCGAGGGCGAAGAAGTCAGCGACGACGGCCTCACCTACACGATCACCCTCCGCGAAGGCGTCACCTTCCACTCCGGCAAGGCGCTCACGTCGGCCGACGTGAAGGCGAGCGTCGAGGCGGTCACCGCCGAGGACTCGCAGTCGGCCCGCAAGTCGAGCTTCGCCACCATCGCCGACATCGCGACCCCCGACGACCAGACCGTGGTCTTCACGCTCTCGCAGCGCTCGATCTCGTTCCTCTACAACCTCAGCTACGTCTGGATCGTCAACGCGGAGGCGGGCGACCTGACGCAGGACGAGGACGGCACCGGTCCCTACACGCTCGACGAGTGGCGCCAGGGCAGTACCCTCACGCTCACCCGTTGGGACGAGTACTGGGGCGAGCCCGCGAAGAACGCCGAGGTCGTCTTCACCTACTTCACCGACGCCACCGCCGAGAACAACGCGCTGCTGACCGGCGAGATCGACCTCATCACCAGCGTGCAGAGCCCCGATTCGCTCACCCAGTTCGAGGGCAACGCCGACTACGTCGTGAGCGAGGGCACCTCGACCACGAAGGAGCTGCTCGCGTTCAACGACCGCGTCGCCCCCTTCGACGACGCGCTGGTGCGCAAGGCCGTCTACTCCGCGATCGACACGCAGAAGCTCCTCACCTCGATCTGGGGCGACTACGGCACCCTCATCGGCTCCATGGTGCCGCCGACCGACCCCTGGTACGTCGATCTCACCCAGGTGAACCCCTACGACCCCGACCTCTCGAAGCAGCTGCTGACCCAGGCCGGCTACGCCGACGGGTTCACCTTCACGCTCGACACCCCCAGCTACGACCCGCACCCGGCGGTCGCCGAGTTCCTGCAGTCGCAGCTGGCCGAGGTCGGCATCACGGTCGAGATCAACACGATCAGCGCCGACGAGTGGTACTCGAAGGTCTTCAAGGAGCGCGACTTCACCGCCACGCTCCAAGAGCACGTGAACGACCGCGACGTCGTCTGGTACGGCAACCCCGACTTCTACTGGGGCTACGACAACGCCGACGTGCAGCAGTGGGTGTCCGAGGCCGAGCAGGCCCAGACCACCGACGAGCAGACCGAGCTCCTGAAGAAGGTCAACGAGCAGATCGCGGAGGATGCGGCTAGCGTGTGGCTGTACCTGTACCCGCAGATCGTGGTCGCCTCCAGCGACCTCAGCGGCTACCCCGTCAACGGCCTGAACTCCCAGTTCTTCGCCTACGACATCGTGAAGTCCTGA
- a CDS encoding ABC transporter permease has protein sequence MLTYVLRRSGFLLVSLAVALIVIFVLLRLLPGDPANALLSIDATPEQIAAARAQVGSDQPLLTQFATWAGQLVRFDLGESYISSRPVGPEIASRLAITLPLTLLAFGLALVLSLVIGITAAVKADRWYGVVLSGFSQLGVAVPVFWVGVILVWIFALQLGLLPSGGFPRSDWEDPAAALRALTLPVIAIAIVMSASLSRYVRSATLDVLGSDYLRTARAGGAGMTEALLRHGLRNGAVPVVAVLGVELSTTLLGAVVVESVFTLPGLGSLLLTGIQQHDYANIQGVLVVSTLFVLLVGFAADIAQRLIDPRLRTSVSGNR, from the coding sequence ATGCTCACCTACGTGCTCCGCCGCTCCGGGTTCCTCCTGGTGTCGCTGGCGGTCGCCCTCATCGTGATCTTCGTGCTGCTGCGGCTCCTGCCGGGCGATCCCGCCAACGCGCTGCTGTCGATCGACGCGACGCCCGAGCAGATCGCCGCGGCCCGGGCGCAGGTGGGCTCCGACCAGCCGCTGCTGACGCAGTTCGCGACCTGGGCGGGGCAGCTCGTGCGCTTCGACCTCGGCGAGTCGTACATCAGCTCGCGGCCCGTCGGGCCCGAGATCGCCTCGCGCCTGGCGATCACGCTGCCCCTGACGCTGCTCGCCTTCGGTCTCGCGCTCGTCCTGTCGCTCGTCATCGGCATCACCGCCGCGGTGAAGGCCGACCGCTGGTACGGAGTGGTGCTGAGCGGTTTCTCGCAGCTCGGGGTCGCCGTCCCCGTCTTCTGGGTCGGTGTGATCCTCGTGTGGATCTTCGCCCTCCAGCTCGGACTCCTCCCTTCGGGAGGTTTCCCCCGCAGCGACTGGGAAGACCCGGCCGCCGCGCTTCGCGCCCTCACGCTCCCCGTCATCGCGATCGCGATCGTGATGAGCGCCTCGCTCAGCCGCTACGTGCGCTCGGCGACGCTCGACGTGCTCGGCAGCGACTACCTGCGCACCGCCCGCGCGGGCGGCGCCGGGATGACCGAGGCGCTGCTGCGTCACGGTCTGCGCAACGGCGCCGTGCCCGTCGTCGCGGTGCTCGGCGTGGAGCTGTCGACGACGCTCCTCGGCGCGGTCGTGGTGGAGAGCGTCTTCACGCTCCCCGGTCTCGGCAGCCTGCTGCTCACCGGCATCCAGCAGCACGATTACGCGAACATCCAGGGCGTGCTCGTGGTGAGCACCCTGTTCGTGCTGCTCGTCGGGTTCGCCGCCGACATCGCGCAGCGCCTCATCGATCCGCGCCTGCGCACGAGCGTCTCGGGCAACCGGTGA
- a CDS encoding ABC transporter permease: MSAVIEQNIADAAPAASRRRSITLVVGIVLTALVVLVALVSLFWLPYPLDDISGGRLDGPSSAHLLGTDRLGRDLLSQLMVGARIALLVGAGAVLLAGVLGTLIGLVTAFSRPWLDDTLSSALDVVIAFPVLLLAMLVVAVQGASLWSATLAIGLAMSAVVARLTRILARRVLQEQYVTAARTSGTRLLGIVWHHVLPNIAPTLAVSLALQFGVAVLAEASLSYLGLGAPPPNASWGRMLQEAQGTVLNAPVGAIAPGLAIVALVLGVNFLADGLRDVADPTRRRAR; encoded by the coding sequence GTGAGCGCGGTCATCGAGCAGAACATCGCGGATGCTGCGCCCGCAGCATCCCGGCGACGCTCGATCACCCTGGTGGTCGGGATCGTGCTCACCGCCCTGGTCGTCCTCGTCGCGCTGGTGTCGCTGTTCTGGCTGCCCTACCCGCTCGACGACATCAGCGGCGGCCGTCTGGACGGCCCGAGCTCGGCACACCTGCTCGGCACCGACCGCCTCGGCCGCGACCTCCTGTCGCAGCTGATGGTCGGCGCGCGCATCGCACTGCTGGTGGGTGCCGGCGCGGTGCTCCTCGCCGGCGTGCTCGGGACGCTCATCGGGCTGGTGACGGCGTTCTCGCGCCCCTGGCTCGACGACACGCTCTCCTCCGCCCTCGACGTCGTGATCGCGTTCCCCGTGCTGCTGCTGGCGATGCTCGTCGTCGCCGTGCAGGGCGCGTCGCTGTGGTCGGCGACCCTCGCGATCGGGTTGGCGATGTCGGCCGTGGTCGCCCGACTGACCCGTATCCTCGCCCGGCGCGTGCTGCAGGAGCAGTACGTCACGGCCGCCCGCACGAGCGGCACCCGTCTGCTCGGGATCGTGTGGCACCACGTGCTGCCGAACATCGCCCCCACCCTCGCGGTGAGCCTCGCCCTGCAGTTTGGCGTGGCCGTGCTCGCCGAGGCGAGCCTGTCGTACCTCGGCCTCGGCGCCCCGCCGCCGAACGCCTCGTGGGGCCGGATGCTGCAGGAGGCCCAGGGCACCGTGCTCAACGCACCCGTCGGGGCGATCGCGCCCGGACTCGCGATCGTCGCCCTCGTGCTGGGTGTCAACTTCCTCGCCGACGGCCTGCGCGACGTCGCCGATCCGACGAGACGGAGAGCGCGATGA
- a CDS encoding ABC transporter ATP-binding protein, whose amino-acid sequence MTLLDVSGLSVRADAAPLVDAVSFTLDAGDRVGLIGESGSGKSLTSLAAVGLLPSALRVSGSVRLAGHEIVGTPDARLRALRGPVAQVVFQEPLTALDPLMRVGKQLAEPLRRHLNLRGGALGDAVSTALSEVALTDPRIARAYPHELSGGQRQRVAIAIALAARPQLLIADEPTTALDVTVQDAVLTLLERLIAERDMALLFVSHDLAVVSRMVERIVVLQRGVAVEEGPVDRVLRDPQHPYTRALVASARSLDAALDASEGGVE is encoded by the coding sequence ATGACTCTTCTCGATGTGAGCGGGCTCTCGGTGCGGGCGGATGCTGCGCCCCTCGTCGACGCCGTCTCCTTCACCCTCGACGCCGGAGACCGCGTGGGGCTGATCGGGGAATCGGGGTCGGGCAAGTCGCTGACCTCGCTCGCCGCGGTCGGACTGCTGCCCTCTGCTCTGCGCGTCTCCGGCTCGGTGCGCCTCGCCGGGCACGAGATCGTCGGCACCCCCGACGCGCGGCTGCGTGCGCTCCGAGGTCCCGTCGCGCAGGTCGTCTTCCAGGAGCCGCTGACGGCGCTGGATCCGCTCATGCGCGTCGGGAAGCAGCTCGCCGAGCCGCTGCGACGCCACCTGAACCTCCGGGGCGGCGCGCTCGGCGACGCCGTCTCGACGGCGCTGTCGGAGGTCGCACTGACCGACCCCCGCATCGCGCGCGCCTACCCGCACGAGCTCTCGGGCGGTCAGCGTCAGCGCGTCGCGATCGCGATCGCCCTCGCAGCACGCCCGCAGCTGCTCATCGCCGACGAGCCGACCACCGCGCTCGACGTCACCGTGCAGGACGCCGTGCTGACGCTGCTCGAAAGGCTCATCGCCGAGCGGGACATGGCGCTGCTCTTCGTCAGCCACGACCTCGCCGTCGTCTCGCGGATGGTCGAGCGCATCGTCGTGCTGCAGCGCGGCGTCGCGGTCGAGGAGGGGCCGGTCGACCGCGTGCTGCGCGATCCGCAGCATCCGTACACCCGCGCCCTCGTCGCCAGCGCCCGCTCGCTCGACGCCGCGCTCGACGCCTCCGAGGGAGGTGTCGAATGA
- a CDS encoding ABC transporter ATP-binding protein encodes MSVLELRDAGFSYGSRSVLDDVSLSVAEGESVGLVGESGAGKSTILRLLLGLAAPRDGSVLFDGRPLDLRDRSLMRRFRASVQPVFQDPYSSLDPRQRIDRIVGEPLRSLGLARGADAASRVEEAVAAVGLDAGTLTRYPHEFSGGQRQRIAIARALVSRPRVLLADEPVSALDVTTRVQVIDLLARLRRENGLTLVMVSHDLSAVASVCERTVVLQHGRIVEAGATRSILSSPSTAYARQLVAAVPRLPR; translated from the coding sequence ATGAGCGTGCTGGAACTTCGCGACGCCGGCTTCTCCTACGGATCGCGCAGCGTGCTCGACGACGTCTCGCTCAGCGTCGCCGAGGGGGAGTCGGTCGGGCTCGTCGGCGAGTCGGGTGCGGGAAAGTCGACGATCCTGCGCCTCCTGCTGGGCCTCGCCGCCCCACGCGACGGGTCGGTGCTGTTCGACGGCCGGCCGCTCGACCTTCGCGACCGGTCGCTGATGCGGCGGTTCCGCGCGAGCGTGCAGCCGGTCTTCCAGGATCCTTACTCCTCCCTCGATCCGCGCCAGCGCATCGACCGGATCGTCGGTGAGCCGCTGCGCTCCCTCGGTCTCGCGCGCGGTGCCGACGCCGCATCGCGCGTGGAGGAGGCCGTCGCCGCCGTCGGCCTCGACGCCGGCACCCTCACCCGGTACCCGCACGAGTTCTCCGGCGGGCAGCGCCAGCGCATCGCGATCGCCCGCGCCCTCGTGTCCCGTCCGCGCGTGCTGCTGGCGGACGAGCCGGTGAGCGCCCTCGACGTCACCACGCGAGTGCAGGTCATCGACCTGCTCGCTCGCCTCCGCCGCGAGAACGGCCTCACGCTGGTGATGGTCTCGCACGACCTCAGCGCGGTGGCCTCGGTCTGCGAACGCACCGTGGTGCTGCAGCACGGGCGCATCGTCGAGGCGGGCGCGACGCGCAGCATCCTCTCCTCCCCCTCGACGGCGTACGCCCGCCAGCTCGTCGCCGCGGTGCCCCGCCTGCCGCGCTGA
- a CDS encoding peptidylprolyl isomerase produces the protein MRTRFATVSLAALSLLVLAGCASPTSPAAEPTADGGCSYVESGQAAAGDVTAPPADPVGAQNVTLETSAGAIPMTFDAERTPCTVNSFVSLAQQGYFDDSECHRLTTSGIYVLQCGDPSATGMGGPGYSFGDELDGSETYPAGTVAMANAGPDTNGSQFFLVYEDSQLPPSYTVFGQMDAEGLAVVREIAAAGAEGGSGDGAPVTPVVISGVTID, from the coding sequence ATGCGCACCCGCTTCGCCACCGTCTCTCTGGCCGCCCTCTCGCTGTTGGTCCTGGCGGGATGCGCGAGCCCCACGTCACCTGCCGCGGAGCCGACCGCCGACGGCGGGTGCTCCTACGTCGAGAGCGGCCAGGCAGCGGCCGGTGACGTCACCGCTCCCCCGGCCGATCCCGTCGGCGCGCAGAACGTGACCCTCGAGACGTCGGCCGGCGCGATCCCGATGACGTTCGACGCCGAGCGCACCCCCTGCACCGTCAACAGCTTCGTCTCGCTCGCCCAGCAGGGCTACTTCGACGACAGCGAGTGCCACCGCCTCACGACCTCGGGCATCTACGTGCTGCAGTGCGGCGATCCCTCGGCCACCGGCATGGGCGGCCCCGGCTACAGCTTCGGCGACGAGCTCGACGGCAGCGAGACCTACCCCGCCGGCACCGTCGCCATGGCCAATGCCGGCCCCGACACCAACGGTTCGCAGTTCTTCCTCGTGTACGAGGACTCGCAGCTCCCCCCGTCGTACACGGTCTTCGGACAGATGGATGCTGAGGGCCTCGCGGTCGTGCGCGAGATCGCCGCCGCAGGCGCCGAGGGCGGTTCCGGCGACGGCGCTCCCGTGACGCCCGTCGTGATCTCGGGCGTCACCATCGACTGA
- the mmsB gene encoding multiple monosaccharide ABC transporter permease, translating to MTLTAPEQATPTGPIGPSKPRRRLRIDMRQYGILAALAIIILLFQVLTGGRLLYPGNVSNLIQQNAYVLILAIGMVIVIIAGHIDLSVGSIVAVVGAVAALSMQSWGLPWWAAVVIALITGALIGAWQGFWVAFVGIPAFIVTLAGMLVFRGLALVLLTGGTISGLPPEFNAIGSGTLPTTGTPDLITFAIAALAAVALIFQQVRTRATLRRLGLPRERAVSAWIKVGIAVAAILYVAYLLAYNRGTPIILIILAALILIYSFVLSRTVFGRHVYAMGGNLFAAQMSGVKTKWVTFFIFVNMGFLAGLAGVVSTARAGSAVASAGTSFELDAIAAVFIGGAAVQGGVGTVVGAVIGGLVMGVLNQGLSILSVDAAWQQVIKGLVLLLAVAFDVMSKRRSGR from the coding sequence GTGACCCTCACCGCACCCGAGCAGGCCACCCCGACCGGTCCGATCGGGCCGAGCAAGCCGCGCCGACGGCTGCGCATCGACATGCGGCAGTACGGGATCCTCGCCGCGCTCGCGATCATCATCCTGCTGTTCCAGGTGCTGACCGGAGGACGACTCCTTTACCCCGGCAACGTCAGCAACCTCATCCAGCAGAACGCATACGTGCTGATCCTCGCGATCGGCATGGTGATCGTGATCATCGCGGGCCACATCGACCTCTCCGTCGGCTCGATCGTCGCGGTCGTCGGCGCGGTCGCGGCGCTGTCCATGCAGTCGTGGGGGCTGCCGTGGTGGGCCGCGGTCGTGATCGCCCTCATCACCGGGGCGCTGATCGGGGCCTGGCAGGGCTTCTGGGTCGCCTTCGTCGGCATACCCGCCTTCATCGTGACCCTTGCCGGCATGCTCGTCTTCCGCGGTCTCGCGCTGGTGCTGCTCACCGGCGGCACGATCAGCGGGCTCCCGCCGGAGTTCAACGCGATCGGCTCGGGGACCCTCCCGACCACGGGAACGCCCGACCTCATCACCTTCGCGATCGCGGCGCTCGCCGCCGTGGCCCTGATCTTCCAGCAGGTGCGGACGCGGGCGACGCTGCGGCGCCTCGGACTGCCGCGCGAGCGCGCGGTGTCGGCCTGGATCAAGGTCGGGATCGCCGTCGCCGCGATCCTCTATGTGGCGTACCTGCTGGCCTACAACCGCGGCACGCCGATCATCCTCATCATCCTGGCCGCGCTGATCCTCATCTACTCGTTCGTGCTCAGCCGCACCGTGTTCGGCCGCCACGTCTACGCGATGGGCGGCAACCTCTTCGCGGCGCAGATGTCGGGAGTGAAGACGAAGTGGGTCACGTTCTTCATCTTCGTCAACATGGGGTTCCTCGCCGGACTCGCCGGCGTGGTCAGCACCGCCCGGGCCGGAAGCGCGGTCGCATCGGCGGGCACCAGCTTCGAGCTCGACGCCATCGCCGCGGTCTTCATCGGCGGCGCGGCGGTGCAGGGCGGCGTCGGCACGGTCGTCGGCGCGGTCATCGGTGGTCTGGTCATGGGCGTGCTCAACCAGGGCCTGTCGATCCTGTCGGTGGATGCTGCGTGGCAGCAGGTCATCAAGGGACTCGTGCTGCTGCTCGCCGTCGCGTTCGACGTGATGAGCAAGCGGCGCTCCGGGCGCTGA